The following proteins come from a genomic window of Pseudomonadota bacterium:
- a CDS encoding SUF system Fe-S cluster assembly regulator, with the protein MIRISRMADYGVVALSFMARDAGAFYSAAVVADRTGVPLPSASKLLKLLVNSGVLVSRRGAAGGYGLARSPQSISVADLVIAVDGPIALADCLQEASGSVCGLEGFCAVRGPWQKVSDAIRVALEEVKLADIAGSFPGEGMAIPTKDADAPVPFLNDQS; encoded by the coding sequence ATGATTCGGATTAGTAGAATGGCGGATTACGGCGTGGTCGCGCTCAGTTTCATGGCGCGCGATGCTGGCGCCTTTTATAGCGCCGCGGTTGTCGCGGATCGCACGGGAGTCCCACTTCCGAGTGCGAGTAAGCTATTGAAGTTGCTGGTCAACAGCGGTGTTTTGGTATCCCGCCGCGGCGCCGCGGGGGGGTATGGTCTAGCCCGCTCACCGCAGTCTATTTCGGTTGCGGATCTGGTGATCGCCGTGGACGGACCGATCGCGCTTGCGGATTGCCTGCAAGAAGCGTCTGGAAGTGTTTGCGGCCTGGAAGGCTTTTGCGCTGTGCGCGGGCCCTGGCAAAAGGTGAGCGACGCCATTCGTGTGGCGCTAGAAGAAGTAAAACTGGCGGACATCGCCGGGTCATTTCCGGGTGAAGGCATGGCGATCCCGACCAAGGACGCTGATGCACCCGTACCGTTCTTAAACGACCAATCTTGA
- the sufB gene encoding Fe-S cluster assembly protein SufB, with amino-acid sequence MAANIETARAVEALTEERYKYGFVTDIESDSAPPGLSEEIVRFISAKKGEPEWLLDWRLRAYRRWLETAEDTPGWANLDYPEIDYQAASYYSAPLRDEDRPQSLDEVDPQLLETYAKLGIPLQEQEMLAGVAVDAVFDSVSVATTFKSKLYELGIIFCSLSEAVTEHPELVQKYLGTVVPYADNYFATLNSAVFTDGSFVYIPKGVRCPMELSTYFRINAANTGQFERTLIIADEGSYVSYLEGCTAPMRDENQLHAAVVELIAFDDAEIKYSTVQNWYPGDENGKGGIFNFVTKRGACRGRNSKISWTQVETGSAITWKYPSCLLLGDGSQGEFYSIAITNNCQQADTGTKMIHIGKNTKSRIVSKGVSAGRADQTYRGLVRVQGKADNARNHTQCDSLLIGEKCGAHTVPYIESRNASAHLEHEATTSKISEDQLFYCRQRGIAEEEAVALIVNGFCREVLQELPMEFAVEAQKLVAISLEGSVG; translated from the coding sequence ATGGCAGCTAACATTGAAACCGCACGGGCCGTGGAGGCGCTCACCGAAGAGCGCTACAAATATGGTTTTGTCACCGATATTGAGAGCGATTCCGCGCCGCCCGGATTGAGCGAGGAAATCGTTCGCTTTATTTCAGCCAAGAAAGGCGAGCCCGAATGGCTCCTGGATTGGCGACTTCGTGCCTATCGCCGCTGGTTGGAAACCGCCGAGGATACACCCGGCTGGGCAAATCTCGACTATCCGGAAATCGATTATCAAGCCGCGAGCTATTATTCCGCTCCGTTGCGCGACGAAGACCGACCGCAGAGCCTGGATGAGGTCGATCCTCAGCTTCTCGAAACCTACGCGAAGCTCGGCATTCCGTTGCAGGAACAAGAGATGTTGGCTGGGGTTGCCGTCGATGCCGTGTTCGATAGCGTATCGGTGGCGACGACATTCAAATCCAAACTATACGAACTTGGCATTATTTTCTGCTCGCTTTCAGAGGCGGTGACTGAGCATCCGGAACTCGTGCAAAAATATCTCGGCACCGTTGTACCTTACGCCGATAACTACTTCGCCACCCTCAATTCGGCCGTCTTCACCGATGGCTCTTTCGTCTATATTCCCAAGGGCGTGCGCTGCCCGATGGAGTTGAGCACCTATTTCCGCATCAATGCCGCCAATACCGGCCAGTTCGAAAGAACATTGATAATCGCCGACGAGGGCTCCTATGTGAGTTATCTCGAAGGCTGCACGGCGCCGATGCGCGACGAAAACCAATTGCATGCCGCCGTTGTCGAGTTGATCGCATTCGATGACGCGGAAATAAAATATTCGACCGTGCAGAACTGGTATCCCGGCGATGAAAACGGTAAGGGTGGAATTTTCAATTTCGTCACCAAGCGCGGCGCTTGCCGCGGGCGGAATTCCAAGATCTCTTGGACACAAGTGGAAACCGGTTCCGCAATTACCTGGAAATATCCCAGTTGCTTGCTGTTGGGTGACGGATCGCAGGGCGAGTTCTATTCCATCGCCATTACCAACAACTGCCAGCAGGCGGATACCGGTACCAAAATGATCCATATCGGCAAGAACACCAAAAGCCGCATCGTCTCGAAAGGCGTATCGGCCGGCCGTGCCGATCAAACCTATCGCGGTTTAGTGCGCGTTCAGGGCAAGGCAGACAACGCCCGCAACCACACCCAGTGTGATTCGCTCTTGATCGGCGAGAAGTGTGGTGCCCATACGGTGCCTTACATTGAATCACGCAATGCTTCGGCGCATCTCGAGCATGAGGCGACGACGTCGAAAATCAGTGAAGACCAATTGTTCTATTGCCGCCAACGCGGCATCGCTGAGGAAGAGGCCGTGGCCTTGATCGTCAATGGCTTCTGCCGCGAGGTGTTGCAGGAACTCCCGATGGAATTTGCTGTCGAGGCGCAAAAGCTTGTGGCCATTAGCTTGGAAGGGAGCGTTGGCTGA
- the sufC gene encoding Fe-S cluster assembly ATPase SufC, translating to MLEIKGLSVSVVGKEILKNFDLSVAAGEVHAIMGPNGSGKSTLSYVLAGREGYDITAGSVSYRGQDLLTLKPEIRAREGLFLAFQYPVEIPGVGSATFLKTAVNAIRKHRGEKEYDAMEFLKIMRAKRDELGISEEMMRRALNVGFSGGEKKRNEVLQMALLEPYLAVLDETDSGLDIDALRVAADGINSLRSPERAMIVITHYQRLLEYVVPDYVHVMADGQIVRSGGKELALELEEKGYTGVGDKAEAAA from the coding sequence ATGTTGGAAATCAAAGGCCTTTCAGTCTCGGTTGTGGGCAAGGAAATTCTGAAGAACTTCGACCTCTCGGTTGCGGCCGGCGAGGTGCACGCCATCATGGGGCCGAACGGCTCGGGCAAGAGTACGCTCTCTTATGTGCTAGCCGGGCGGGAAGGGTATGACATCACCGCCGGCAGCGTGAGCTATCGGGGACAGGATTTGCTCACGCTCAAGCCGGAAATACGAGCGCGCGAGGGTCTCTTCTTGGCCTTCCAATATCCGGTCGAGATCCCGGGCGTCGGCAGTGCCACATTTCTCAAGACGGCGGTCAACGCGATACGCAAGCATCGTGGCGAAAAAGAATATGACGCCATGGAGTTTCTCAAAATCATGCGCGCAAAGCGCGATGAGCTCGGCATCAGTGAAGAGATGATGCGCCGCGCTCTAAACGTAGGGTTTTCCGGCGGCGAGAAAAAGCGCAACGAAGTTTTACAAATGGCCCTACTGGAGCCCTATCTGGCCGTTCTGGACGAGACCGATTCCGGTCTTGATATTGATGCGCTGAGGGTCGCGGCGGACGGTATCAACTCACTGCGCTCGCCAGAACGCGCGATGATCGTCATCACACATTATCAGCGATTGCTCGAATATGTCGTGCCAGATTATGTACATGTCATGGCCGATGGGCAGATTGTACGTTCCGGCGGCAAAGAGCTGGCGCTGGAGCTGGAGGAAAAAGGCTATACCGGCGTCGGTGATAAGGCCGAGGCGGCGGCGTAA
- the sufD gene encoding Fe-S cluster assembly protein SufD produces MGTVLPRASRAGRSIDLPYAAKFASIRADLPGRDLPWITSGRDAAMARFSELGLPSQKVEDWKYSNLSPLAKTDFTGPDRKAVEAARDEVAQRFPKESTAGRLVFINGMLDGPLSAMENLPVGVRVIGLADAMTGESDLLKAQMDDAVPALNGHALAALNAAFMADGCLILLEPDAELALELLFVAAPDVGAVAYHPHISIAVGAGSRLLLGEQHASLGDLEYWSNPVTAMRLGEAAQVRHYKLQEESRRAWQTSLTQARLAAGATYENFIVATGGRYVRNEIEVALKGSGASCELGGSFLLAGEQQVDNRLLVDHVAPNGTSRQTYKGVLDEHSHGVFQGKTVVHRDAQKSDGNQLSRALLLSPDAIMDAKPELKIYADDVKCSHGATVGELDDEQLFYLRARGIDEASARNLLIAAFMEEHLQSITDDAARDWLRGAVSVWLAQRLSAGEG; encoded by the coding sequence ATGGGCACAGTTTTACCAAGGGCGTCGCGCGCCGGCCGATCGATTGATCTGCCTTACGCGGCTAAATTCGCGTCGATTCGAGCGGACCTGCCCGGCCGGGATCTGCCTTGGATAACTTCCGGGCGCGACGCGGCGATGGCGCGCTTTTCGGAACTTGGCCTGCCCAGTCAAAAGGTCGAGGATTGGAAATATTCCAACCTTTCGCCGTTGGCGAAAACCGACTTTACCGGACCTGACCGGAAAGCGGTTGAGGCGGCCCGCGACGAAGTGGCGCAACGGTTTCCTAAAGAAAGCACCGCAGGGCGCCTGGTGTTTATCAACGGCATGTTGGATGGCCCGCTTTCCGCGATGGAGAACCTTCCCGTCGGCGTTCGCGTAATTGGCTTGGCCGATGCGATGACCGGTGAGAGTGATTTGTTAAAGGCCCAAATGGATGATGCGGTCCCGGCGTTGAACGGCCATGCCCTGGCTGCGCTAAATGCCGCCTTTATGGCAGATGGTTGCCTCATCCTCCTCGAGCCCGATGCCGAACTAGCGCTGGAACTGTTGTTTGTTGCGGCACCCGACGTCGGCGCCGTGGCCTATCACCCACATATTTCCATTGCTGTCGGGGCGGGTAGCCGGCTTCTCCTCGGTGAGCAGCATGCGTCGCTTGGCGATCTTGAATATTGGTCAAATCCCGTGACGGCCATGCGCCTTGGTGAAGCCGCTCAGGTGCGCCACTACAAGCTCCAAGAAGAAAGTAGACGAGCCTGGCAAACCTCTCTGACCCAGGCACGCCTTGCAGCGGGCGCGACGTACGAGAATTTTATTGTCGCGACCGGCGGCCGATATGTACGCAATGAAATCGAGGTTGCGTTGAAAGGCTCAGGCGCATCATGCGAACTCGGCGGCAGCTTCTTGCTGGCCGGCGAACAGCAGGTCGACAACCGCCTGCTGGTTGACCATGTTGCGCCCAATGGCACCAGCCGACAAACCTATAAGGGCGTGTTGGACGAACACTCGCACGGTGTATTCCAAGGCAAGACGGTCGTCCATCGCGATGCGCAGAAGAGCGATGGCAATCAGCTCAGCCGGGCCTTATTGCTATCGCCCGATGCCATTATGGACGCCAAGCCGGAATTGAAAATCTACGCTGACGATGTGAAGTGCAGCCATGGTGCCACGGTCGGTGAGTTAGATGACGAGCAATTATTTTATCTGCGCGCACGCGGCATCGATGAAGCATCAGCGCGCAACCTTCTGATCGCCGCGTTCATGGAAGAACATTTGCAGTCTATAACCGACGATGCCGCGCGGGATTGGCTGCGTGGAGCTGTCTCTGTCTGGCTTGCGCAGCGCCTTTCCGCGGGAGAGGGTTGA